A single window of Candidatus Methylomirabilota bacterium DNA harbors:
- a CDS encoding 5-formyltetrahydrofolate cyclo-ligase translates to METTRAGHAAASKQATRERVWSLLTERRVARFPGAVGRIPNFVGAEAAARRLAQSSAWQAARVIKCNPDAPQLPVRALALEQGKRVFMAVPRLREERWFLELDPRRLAGRERAAASIRGAGKLGKATLPKDMPRIELIVAGSVAVRRDGARAGKGGGFSDLEFALLTELGLVGRWTTVATTVHPLQIVSEPIPMLAHDIPLDLIVTPDETIRCPRRHRRPKGIVWSALTDEKIAEVPLLARLARERRRDR, encoded by the coding sequence GTGGAGACGACGCGCGCCGGACACGCCGCTGCAAGCAAGCAGGCAACGCGGGAGCGCGTCTGGTCGCTCCTCACCGAGCGGCGGGTCGCGCGCTTCCCCGGCGCGGTCGGGCGCATCCCGAACTTCGTCGGTGCGGAGGCGGCGGCTCGGCGGCTCGCGCAATCGTCGGCGTGGCAGGCCGCGCGCGTGATCAAGTGCAATCCCGACGCGCCGCAGCTGCCCGTGCGGGCGCTGGCCCTCGAGCAGGGCAAGCGCGTGTTCATGGCCGTGCCGCGCCTTCGCGAGGAGCGCTGGTTCCTCGAGCTCGACCCGCGGCGGCTCGCGGGCCGCGAGCGCGCGGCGGCCAGCATCCGCGGCGCGGGCAAGCTTGGCAAGGCCACGCTGCCGAAGGACATGCCGAGGATCGAGCTGATCGTCGCGGGATCGGTCGCGGTCCGTCGGGACGGCGCGCGCGCGGGCAAGGGCGGCGGCTTCTCGGATCTGGAGTTTGCGCTGCTGACGGAGCTCGGCCTGGTCGGCCGATGGACCACCGTCGCCACCACGGTCCATCCGCTTCAGATCGTCAGCGAGCCGATCCCGATGCTCGCACACGACATCCCGCTCGACCTGATCGTGACCCCGGACGAAACGATCCGGTGTCCCCGGCGCCACCGCCGACCGAAGGGCATCGTGTGGAGCGCGCTGACCGACGAGAAGATCGCCGAGGTGCCCCTGCTCGCGCGCCTTGCGCGGGAAAGACGCCGCGACCGTTAG
- a CDS encoding acyl-CoA dehydrogenase family protein, with protein MATATDPKVTRHASVLDAVRALAPKITARAAEIEKARRLPRDLIRDLTAAGCFRMLVPRSHGGGGFDLPSAMSVIEELSRADASVAWTTVNLAGGWINVGSIPRATFDALYANGPDVILGGVFAPSGTAVPVDGGYRVTGRWAFASGCEDCQWLFGNCMEDHEVAPRLRTVLFSPDQTEIEDTWSVSGLCGTGSHHFVAHDVFVAADRTCLPFSDPPCLDEPLLRMPMPPVFAFGVASVAIGIAEGALEDILALSRSKVPLLAHTALATNPLFQNQLGAADAQLRAARGLLYADAAAAWGTAVAGAEFTPEHRARMRAATTLAATTAASVVDMAYHAGGGSAIYAGSPLQRRFRDVHAITQHFLVKRDVFTTAGAVLAGVEADLTVF; from the coding sequence ATGGCGACTGCCACCGATCCGAAGGTGACCCGACACGCGTCGGTCCTCGATGCCGTCCGCGCCCTAGCGCCGAAGATCACCGCCCGCGCCGCCGAGATCGAAAAGGCGCGGCGGCTGCCGCGTGACCTGATCCGCGACCTGACCGCGGCGGGCTGCTTCCGCATGCTGGTGCCGCGTAGCCACGGGGGCGGCGGCTTCGACCTGCCGAGCGCGATGAGTGTGATCGAGGAGCTGAGCCGCGCGGATGCGTCGGTGGCCTGGACAACCGTGAACCTGGCGGGCGGCTGGATCAACGTGGGCAGCATTCCCCGCGCGACGTTCGACGCCCTGTACGCCAACGGGCCCGACGTCATCCTGGGTGGTGTGTTCGCTCCTTCGGGGACGGCCGTGCCGGTGGACGGCGGATACCGCGTGACCGGTCGGTGGGCGTTCGCCAGCGGCTGCGAGGATTGCCAGTGGCTGTTCGGCAACTGCATGGAGGACCACGAGGTTGCTCCCCGGCTGCGCACCGTGCTGTTCTCACCCGATCAGACCGAGATCGAGGACACCTGGTCGGTCTCCGGGCTGTGCGGCACCGGGAGCCATCATTTCGTCGCGCACGACGTGTTCGTCGCGGCCGATCGGACGTGCCTGCCCTTCTCGGATCCGCCGTGCCTGGACGAGCCGCTGCTGCGGATGCCCATGCCGCCGGTCTTCGCCTTCGGGGTCGCCAGCGTTGCGATCGGCATCGCCGAGGGGGCGCTGGAGGACATACTCGCGCTCTCGCGGAGCAAGGTGCCCTTGCTCGCTCACACCGCGCTCGCCACCAACCCGCTGTTCCAGAACCAGCTCGGTGCGGCCGACGCGCAGCTGCGCGCGGCCCGCGGCCTGCTGTACGCCGACGCCGCCGCCGCGTGGGGGACGGCGGTGGCCGGCGCCGAGTTCACACCCGAGCACCGCGCCCGCATGCGAGCGGCGACCACCTTGGCCGCCACGACCGCGGCTTCCGTCGTGGACATGGCCTACCACGCGGGCGGCGGCAGTGCGATCTACGCTGGCAGCCCCCTCCAGCGCCGCTTCCGTGACGTCCACGCGATAACCCAGCACTTCCTGGTGAAGCGCGACGTCTTCACGACCGCCGGCGCGGTGCTGGCTGGCGTCGAGGCCGACCTCACCGTGTTCTGA
- a CDS encoding LuxR C-terminal-related transcriptional regulator: MTADSSLDQARAVFERQAWGDAYSQLSDADRESALAPEDLERLAIAAHLVGRDAESAEAWTRAHHAFLGQGAAPGAARCAFWLGFTSLLQGESAKSGGWLARGQRLLDDGGHDCVERGYLLVLQALRRMWEGDNATLHATFDQAARLGERFGDAQLMAFGRVGVGEALIRAGRTAEGVALFDEVMVAVTTGELSPVGVGIIYCAVIGECQEIFDLRRAKEWTKALGQWCASQPDLVPYRGQCRVHRAEIMQLEGAWADAMREARNACDRPGETVGRSWVGGALYLQAELHRLRGELARAEEVYREASQAGRDSQPGLALLRLAQGKTEAAAAAIRRLMDEAGDQAARSRLLAAHVEIMLAANDVAAARAGADELNRIAEALDAPLLRAMAAHATGATFLAEGDGRAALTALRKAWAAWQGIEAPYEAARVRVLIALACRALGDDDTAQMELDTARWVFRQLGAAPDVARVEALSRAATAPPPGGLTAREVEVLRLVAEGRSNREIAKALVLSDHTVRRHLQNIFNKIGVSSRAAATAFAFQRDLV, translated from the coding sequence GTGACCGCGGACAGCTCGCTCGATCAAGCGCGTGCGGTGTTCGAGCGGCAGGCGTGGGGCGATGCCTACTCGCAGCTCAGCGACGCTGATCGCGAATCGGCGCTCGCGCCCGAAGACCTCGAGCGGCTCGCGATCGCCGCGCACCTGGTCGGCCGCGACGCTGAGAGCGCGGAGGCCTGGACGCGGGCGCATCACGCGTTCCTCGGCCAGGGGGCGGCGCCGGGGGCGGCGCGGTGCGCGTTCTGGCTCGGCTTCACGTCGCTGCTCCAGGGCGAGTCGGCGAAGAGCGGCGGCTGGCTCGCCCGCGGCCAGCGGCTGCTGGACGATGGCGGGCACGACTGCGTGGAGCGCGGCTACCTGCTCGTGCTCCAGGCGCTGCGGCGCATGTGGGAGGGGGACAACGCGACGCTGCATGCCACGTTCGATCAGGCGGCGCGGCTCGGCGAGCGCTTCGGTGATGCGCAGCTGATGGCGTTCGGCCGCGTGGGGGTCGGCGAGGCGCTCATCCGGGCGGGGCGGACGGCGGAAGGGGTGGCCCTGTTCGACGAGGTCATGGTGGCGGTGACCACCGGTGAGCTGTCGCCGGTCGGCGTCGGCATCATCTACTGCGCGGTGATCGGGGAATGCCAGGAGATCTTCGACCTGCGCCGGGCGAAGGAGTGGACGAAGGCGCTCGGCCAGTGGTGTGCGTCGCAGCCGGACCTGGTGCCCTATCGCGGCCAGTGCCGGGTGCACCGCGCGGAGATCATGCAGCTGGAGGGGGCCTGGGCGGACGCCATGCGCGAGGCCAGGAACGCGTGCGACCGGCCCGGCGAGACCGTGGGCCGATCCTGGGTCGGCGGGGCGCTCTATCTTCAGGCCGAGCTGCACCGGCTGCGCGGCGAGCTCGCGCGGGCCGAGGAGGTCTATCGCGAGGCGAGCCAGGCGGGCCGCGACTCGCAGCCCGGTCTCGCCTTGCTGCGGCTGGCGCAGGGCAAGACCGAGGCCGCCGCGGCGGCCATCCGCCGGCTGATGGACGAGGCCGGTGATCAGGCCGCGCGCTCCAGGCTGCTGGCTGCGCACGTCGAGATCATGCTGGCCGCGAACGACGTGGCGGCGGCGCGCGCCGGCGCCGACGAGCTGAACCGCATTGCGGAGGCGCTCGATGCGCCGCTGCTGCGCGCGATGGCCGCGCACGCCACGGGCGCCACCTTCCTCGCCGAGGGCGACGGCCGCGCCGCGCTCACCGCATTGCGGAAGGCCTGGGCGGCCTGGCAGGGGATCGAGGCACCCTACGAGGCCGCGCGGGTCCGCGTGCTCATCGCGCTGGCCTGCCGGGCGCTCGGCGACGACGACACCGCGCAGATGGAGCTCGACACCGCGCGCTGGGTCTTCCGGCAGCTCGGGGCCGCGCCGGACGTGGCCCGGGTGGAGGCGCTGTCCCGCGCGGCCACCGCGCCGCCACCGGGCGGGCTCACCGCCCGTGAGGTCGAGGTGCTTCGCCTGGTCGCAGAGGGCAGGAGCAACCGGGAGATCGCGAAGGCGCTGGTCCTCAGCGACCACACGGTCCGGCGCCACCTGCAGAACATCTTCAACAAGATCGGGGTGTCGTCGCGGGCGGCGGCCACCGCCTTCGCGTTCCAGCGCGACCTGGTCTGA
- a CDS encoding ABC transporter ATP-binding protein, with the protein MAFKVRLEGVQKTFGRGTRAVLAVRDLSLEIGERGFFTFVGPSGCGKTTTLRMIAGLETPTAGRIWFGDTDVTALPPQQRDIAMVFQDIALFPYMTVRQNIGYPLRIAGLPKAQVEAKVEKVAATLGLTDKLTQKPGQLSGGQQQRVAIGRALIREPKVLLMDEPLSALDARLRVEMRTEILRLHRQISSTIIYVTHDQVEAMTMSTRVAVMDQGRALQVAPPRELFARPADVTVATFIGTPAMNIIPATVVETASGLAIELLGRQTPVAPRHHSALQGLKRVDVGIRPQALRLIPAGPDRPAGRVFLREPLGLEDEMLVEVTDGTRVKVVATATEEFPEGAQVGLAFRPSDLYLFVAESKGTICCGID; encoded by the coding sequence ATGGCCTTCAAGGTCCGGCTGGAGGGCGTGCAGAAGACGTTCGGGCGCGGCACCCGCGCCGTCCTGGCGGTGCGCGACCTGTCGCTCGAGATCGGCGAGCGCGGGTTCTTCACCTTCGTCGGCCCCTCCGGCTGCGGCAAGACGACCACGCTGCGGATGATCGCCGGCCTCGAGACGCCCACCGCCGGCCGCATCTGGTTCGGCGACACCGACGTGACCGCGCTGCCCCCGCAGCAGCGCGACATCGCCATGGTCTTCCAGGACATCGCGCTCTTCCCCTACATGACCGTGCGCCAGAACATCGGCTACCCCCTGCGCATCGCCGGCCTGCCAAAGGCTCAGGTGGAGGCGAAGGTGGAGAAGGTGGCGGCGACCCTCGGCCTCACCGACAAGCTCACGCAGAAGCCCGGCCAGCTCTCCGGCGGCCAGCAGCAGCGCGTGGCCATCGGCCGCGCGCTGATCCGGGAGCCCAAGGTGCTGCTGATGGACGAACCTCTTTCAGCTCTGGACGCAAGGCTTCGAGTAGAAATGCGCACCGAGATCCTGCGCCTGCACCGGCAGATCTCGTCCACCATCATCTACGTCACCCACGACCAGGTCGAGGCGATGACCATGTCCACGCGGGTGGCGGTGATGGACCAGGGGCGGGCGCTGCAGGTAGCGCCGCCGCGGGAATTGTTCGCGCGTCCGGCGGATGTGACGGTGGCGACGTTTATCGGGACGCCGGCGATGAACATCATTCCGGCTACGGTGGTGGAGACGGCGAGCGGGCTGGCGATCGAGCTGCTGGGCAGGCAGACTCCGGTGGCGCCGCGCCACCACTCGGCCTTGCAAGGATTGAAGCGGGTGGACGTTGGCATCCGACCGCAGGCGTTGCGATTGATTCCGGCGGGGCCCGATCGACCTGCTGGCCGCGTATTTTTGCGTGAGCCGCTGGGCCTGGAGGATGAAATGCTCGTGGAGGTGACCGACGGCACGCGGGTGAAGGTGGTAGCGACGGCCACAGAGGAGTTTCCGGAAGGTGCACAAGTGGGGCTAGCCTTCCGGCCATCTGACCTGTACTTGTTTGTTGCGGAGTCCAAGGGGACGATCTGCTGCGGCATCGACTGA
- a CDS encoding carbohydrate ABC transporter permease — MRRCAPLALLLAVLVVVAFPFYWMLLSSFTPREVLFKPPYKLFRLDLSLANYRELLFATEFLTYLRNSLIAAAGAIVLNVIAATLAGYGLTRFAFPGKKGFAFGTLFSYMFPPILMVIPLYILFSALQMRNSYLGLILAHMAISLPLNIWLMWQYFQIVPVSLEEAAWTSGAGRLAALRQVCLPSARPGILSVAIFSFALSWNDFTFAFILQTDRKMFTLPVGLATFVEQTGVHWGMVMAAAVLVSVPTFLLVFFLQRYLLSGLRTAG; from the coding sequence GTGAGACGCTGCGCCCCGCTGGCCCTGCTGCTCGCGGTGCTGGTGGTCGTGGCCTTTCCGTTCTACTGGATGCTGCTGTCGTCCTTCACGCCGCGCGAGGTGCTGTTCAAGCCGCCCTACAAGCTCTTCCGCCTGGATCTCTCGCTGGCGAACTATCGCGAGCTGCTCTTCGCCACCGAGTTCCTGACCTACCTGCGCAACAGCCTCATCGCGGCCGCCGGCGCCATCGTGCTGAACGTGATCGCGGCCACGCTGGCCGGCTACGGCCTCACCCGTTTCGCCTTCCCGGGCAAGAAGGGTTTCGCGTTCGGGACCCTCTTCTCCTACATGTTCCCGCCCATCCTTATGGTGATCCCGCTGTACATCCTGTTCTCCGCGCTCCAGATGCGGAACAGCTACCTGGGCCTGATCCTGGCCCACATGGCCATCAGCCTGCCGCTCAACATCTGGCTCATGTGGCAGTACTTCCAGATCGTGCCCGTCTCGCTGGAGGAGGCCGCGTGGACCTCCGGCGCCGGCCGACTCGCCGCCCTGCGCCAGGTGTGCCTGCCGTCGGCGCGGCCCGGCATCCTCTCGGTGGCCATCTTCTCGTTCGCGCTCTCCTGGAACGACTTCACCTTCGCGTTCATCCTCCAGACCGATCGCAAGATGTTCACGCTGCCCGTCGGTCTGGCCACCTTCGTGGAGCAGACCGGCGTGCACTGGGGCATGGTGATGGCCGCCGCGGTGCTGGTCTCGGTGCCCACGTTCCTGCTGGTGTTCTTCCTTCAGCGCTACCTGCTGAGCGGCCTGCGGACGGCGGGGTAG
- a CDS encoding sugar ABC transporter permease encodes MSATSERRAWILGTTAPALVFLLVIAYLPIGYAVALSFFKKTAFNPAMTWVGLDNYRYIFNEPELWHAFGRSVVFTAGSVGLQLVIGLGSALLLNRAFAGSTVVRSLFVLPYLVPSIVVALVFQWLLSQEYGVINQLLMQTGAVSHPVNFFGGLGTAMWAVIGMAGWQYGSFATLLILARLQSINPKLYEAAAVSGAGPWRAFLDVTLPALRTTLIVIALLRGIWMFNKFDSIWLVTHGGPLKATETLPLYAYRLAFEEFDFGLAAAACAVMFVVLLAGAFLYFKLFDPTREIEVGR; translated from the coding sequence ATGAGCGCCACCTCCGAGCGGCGCGCGTGGATCCTCGGCACCACCGCCCCGGCCCTCGTCTTCCTCCTGGTCATCGCGTACCTGCCCATCGGCTACGCGGTCGCGCTGTCCTTCTTCAAGAAGACCGCGTTCAACCCGGCGATGACGTGGGTCGGGCTCGACAACTACCGCTACATCTTCAATGAGCCCGAGTTGTGGCACGCCTTCGGCCGCTCGGTGGTATTCACGGCGGGCTCGGTCGGCCTCCAGCTCGTGATCGGCCTCGGCTCCGCCCTCCTCCTGAACCGCGCCTTCGCCGGCAGCACGGTGGTGCGGAGCCTCTTCGTGCTGCCGTACCTGGTGCCGTCCATCGTGGTGGCACTGGTCTTCCAGTGGCTGCTCTCGCAGGAGTACGGCGTGATCAACCAGCTGCTGATGCAGACCGGCGCCGTCTCCCACCCGGTGAACTTCTTCGGCGGCCTCGGCACGGCGATGTGGGCGGTGATCGGCATGGCCGGCTGGCAGTACGGCTCCTTCGCCACGCTGCTGATCCTGGCGCGGCTTCAGTCCATCAACCCGAAGCTCTACGAGGCGGCCGCCGTCTCCGGCGCCGGGCCGTGGCGCGCATTCCTCGACGTGACGCTGCCTGCGCTGCGCACCACGCTGATCGTGATCGCGCTGCTGCGCGGCATCTGGATGTTCAACAAGTTCGACTCGATCTGGCTGGTGACCCACGGTGGCCCGCTCAAGGCCACCGAGACCCTGCCGCTCTACGCCTACCGGCTGGCCTTCGAGGAGTTCGACTTCGGCCTGGCCGCGGCGGCGTGCGCCGTGATGTTCGTGGTGCTGCTGGCGGGCGCATTCCTCTACTTCAAGCTCTTCGACCCCACGCGCGAGATCGAGGTGGGCCGGTGA
- a CDS encoding nucleoside hydrolase → MTDGPTPTVIDTDPGIDDALALLLAWGSPELDVLALTVVAGNAPLADTARNAARLVAARRPARVPQIALGAAAASSAVRPCWRATM, encoded by the coding sequence GTGACCGACGGACCGACGCCGACGGTCATCGATACCGATCCCGGCATCGATGACGCGCTGGCGTTGCTGCTCGCCTGGGGATCCCCCGAGCTCGACGTCCTGGCGCTGACGGTGGTCGCGGGCAACGCTCCGCTCGCCGATACGGCACGTAATGCCGCGCGCCTGGTTGCCGCGCGCCGGCCGGCTCGGGTGCCCCAGATCGCACTGGGCGCGGCGGCCGCGTCCTCGGCGGTGCGGCCCTGCTGGCGCGCGACGATGTAG
- a CDS encoding extracellular solute-binding protein has translation MFIDRRSFVKGAAVAGAAAVAPQVLVRTARGADKNKVVFVSEESNPKAIAVYDRINADFKKETGIEVVMEYPGFANIAKRVATLIAAGTPPEIVWYGAGQAMNLAIEGQLADVGDVLKATGGTAENLRMIYKGADRSIPTSQQFTYGWYRKDLFDAKKVPAPKSWDDYLKAAKALNEPPGMYGCIVPSAETGASTLLLETMFMKNDVHWFKWNAGKKDYEVVLDQGDQKKRAIETLDFLNELHKFSPEASTYNWGELMSTYFSEKAASSYYVGSRLLDQTIANNPKIADATMPFELPKKLTEAYYLSIQGFHVLDKSNVEGAKKYVTFFMKHPDVISWYHAVPLHIIPASRDMLHSAKYQDNPVIQKRMDVLKFLDSVWTKGVPLYYWDGRELNPYIGLYHNENLAGWMLAMRNIKGMKSDQIVDEAAAQVRKKMKRVG, from the coding sequence ATGTTCATCGATCGCCGGAGCTTCGTGAAGGGCGCCGCCGTCGCGGGCGCGGCCGCGGTGGCCCCGCAGGTGCTCGTGCGTACCGCGCGTGGCGCGGACAAGAACAAGGTGGTGTTCGTCTCCGAGGAGTCGAACCCGAAGGCGATCGCGGTCTATGACAGGATCAACGCGGACTTCAAGAAGGAGACCGGGATCGAGGTGGTGATGGAGTATCCCGGCTTCGCCAACATCGCCAAGCGCGTGGCGACACTGATCGCGGCCGGCACCCCGCCCGAGATCGTCTGGTACGGCGCCGGGCAGGCGATGAACCTGGCCATCGAGGGCCAGCTGGCCGACGTGGGCGACGTGCTGAAGGCCACCGGGGGCACCGCAGAAAATCTGCGGATGATCTACAAGGGCGCGGACCGCTCCATCCCGACCAGCCAGCAGTTCACCTACGGCTGGTACCGCAAGGACCTCTTCGACGCCAAGAAGGTCCCGGCGCCGAAGTCCTGGGACGACTACCTCAAGGCGGCCAAGGCGCTCAACGAGCCGCCCGGCATGTACGGCTGCATCGTGCCCTCAGCCGAGACGGGCGCCAGCACGCTCCTGCTCGAGACGATGTTCATGAAGAACGACGTGCACTGGTTCAAGTGGAACGCGGGCAAGAAGGACTACGAGGTGGTGCTGGACCAGGGGGACCAGAAGAAGCGCGCGATCGAGACGCTCGACTTCCTCAACGAGCTGCACAAGTTCTCGCCCGAGGCCAGCACCTACAACTGGGGCGAGCTGATGTCGACCTACTTCAGCGAGAAGGCGGCGTCGTCCTACTACGTGGGCTCGCGGCTGCTCGACCAGACGATCGCCAACAACCCCAAGATCGCCGACGCCACCATGCCGTTCGAGCTGCCGAAGAAGCTCACCGAGGCCTACTACCTCTCGATCCAGGGCTTCCACGTCCTGGACAAGTCGAACGTGGAGGGGGCCAAGAAGTACGTCACGTTCTTCATGAAGCACCCTGACGTCATCAGCTGGTACCACGCGGTGCCGCTGCACATCATCCCGGCCAGCCGCGACATGCTGCACTCGGCCAAGTACCAGGACAACCCGGTGATCCAGAAGCGCATGGACGTGCTGAAGTTCCTCGACTCGGTGTGGACCAAGGGCGTGCCGCTCTACTACTGGGATGGTCGTGAGCTGAACCCGTACATCGGCCTCTACCACAACGAGAACCTGGCCGGCTGGATGCTCGCGATGCGCAACATCAAGGGCATGAAGTCGGACCAGATCGTGGACGAGGCCGCCGCCCAGGTCCGCAAGAAGATGAAGCGAGTGGGCTAG
- a CDS encoding class I adenylate-forming enzyme family protein → MSARVNVGSFSTLSPLGRGRGEGLAVVDLSKPTQPSEVTYAQLDAHCNAIAAGLSAKGLRRGDRVGILALNRTEYMAALYGTMRAGAVPVPLNIKLPAEALAFIARDADLRLIFVDSAHRKVAPSNIETVDFDADFPQFLKPGPFTAVEPAEGDICLQPYTSGSTGRPKGVLLTHAGQAWQIDALVRARRMTPEDRVLVAAPLYHKNALVWTKVCMAAGAGIVLLARFDQRLYVESIGRYRVTRLSGVPTMFHLILGDPALAQVDKGSVRSIGVGSAPASPALFESLQRTFPNATATNGYGVTEAGPVMFANHPEGKPRPATSIGYPLEGCEIRLDPGPDEGVLLTRNPGVMAAYHNLPEETARRLEDGWFDTGDVCRRDADGFYYFVGRTDDMFVCGGENVYPGDVESTLERHPDVLQAAVLPVDHALKGQVPVAFVVARPSAGLTEQAVKEWALAHGPAYQHPRRVFLVAELPLAGTNKIDRAALKARALATPTPGG, encoded by the coding sequence GTGAGCGCCCGAGTGAACGTCGGCTCGTTCTCAACCCTCTCCCCGCTGGGGAGAGGGCGGGGTGAGGGGCTAGCAGTCGTCGACCTCTCCAAGCCCACCCAACCCAGCGAGGTGACCTACGCCCAGCTTGACGCCCACTGTAACGCCATCGCCGCCGGCCTGAGCGCCAAAGGTCTCCGCCGAGGCGACCGCGTCGGCATCCTCGCGCTGAACCGCACGGAGTACATGGCCGCCCTCTACGGCACGATGCGCGCCGGCGCGGTCCCCGTCCCGCTCAACATCAAGCTCCCCGCCGAGGCCCTCGCGTTCATCGCCCGCGACGCCGACCTGAGGTTGATCTTCGTGGACTCTGCCCATAGGAAGGTCGCCCCGTCCAACATCGAGACGGTCGACTTCGACGCCGACTTCCCGCAGTTCCTGAAACCCGGCCCGTTCACCGCGGTCGAGCCCGCAGAGGGCGACATCTGCCTCCAGCCCTACACCTCGGGCTCGACGGGAAGGCCCAAGGGCGTGCTGCTGACCCACGCCGGCCAGGCCTGGCAGATCGACGCGCTCGTGCGCGCCCGGCGCATGACGCCGGAGGACCGCGTGCTGGTGGCGGCGCCGCTCTACCACAAGAACGCGCTGGTGTGGACGAAGGTCTGCATGGCGGCCGGCGCCGGCATCGTGCTGCTGGCCCGCTTCGACCAGCGGCTCTACGTGGAGTCGATCGGCCGCTATCGCGTCACGCGCCTCTCCGGCGTGCCGACGATGTTCCACCTGATCCTCGGCGATCCCGCGCTCGCCCAGGTGGACAAGGGCAGTGTGCGCTCGATCGGGGTGGGCTCGGCGCCCGCGTCGCCCGCGCTCTTCGAGTCGCTGCAGCGCACGTTCCCCAACGCGACGGCCACCAACGGCTACGGCGTGACCGAGGCGGGCCCGGTCATGTTCGCGAATCACCCGGAGGGCAAGCCGCGCCCGGCCACGTCCATCGGCTACCCGCTGGAGGGCTGCGAGATCCGCCTGGACCCGGGGCCCGACGAGGGCGTGCTGCTCACGCGCAACCCGGGCGTGATGGCGGCGTACCACAACCTGCCCGAGGAGACCGCGCGGCGCCTCGAGGACGGCTGGTTCGACACCGGCGACGTCTGCCGGCGCGACGCCGACGGCTTCTATTACTTCGTCGGCCGCACCGACGACATGTTCGTGTGCGGCGGCGAGAACGTCTACCCGGGCGACGTCGAGTCCACGCTCGAGCGGCATCCCGACGTGCTGCAGGCCGCGGTGCTGCCGGTCGATCATGCGCTGAAGGGCCAGGTGCCGGTGGCCTTCGTGGTCGCGCGGCCGAGCGCCGGGCTCACCGAGCAGGCCGTCAAGGAGTGGGCGCTCGCCCACGGTCCGGCGTATCAGCATCCCCGGCGGGTATTCCTCGTTGCCGAGCTGCCGCTGGCCGGCACGAACAAGATCGACCGCGCGGCGCTCAAGGCGCGCGCTCTGGCCACCCCCACACCAGGAGGATGA